A window of the Streptomyces sp. JB150 genome harbors these coding sequences:
- a CDS encoding MarR family transcriptional regulator: protein MRLAPQPDPVWEMLLSLHALGGSPDHIVFGPWRAETLTGPDPSISLLLQLAPPRGYSPDFLTPAAGADLESALEAVMSVDRARLRAELALLAAQRGQTPWLRRMAEGDAAAMRELGTAMFRYHQRVLSRSWHRIRAVVEAERTMRLRDFLDGGVERLLGTIHPLVRWDPPVLKVDYPVRQDLVLDGRGLLLIPSYFCWGRPVTLLDDGLDPVLVYPANRGLQLLTEDSAVPGPVALARLLGRTRAAVLEEVAASGGTTGGGIARRLGVSAASASEHAAVLREAGLILSRRVANTVWHTATPLGRALAEGGRPAEGLHISGGVLPQPQPAARPTAPRVDASAV, encoded by the coding sequence GTGCGACTCGCTCCGCAGCCGGACCCGGTCTGGGAGATGCTGCTGAGCCTGCACGCGCTCGGCGGTTCCCCGGACCACATCGTGTTCGGCCCCTGGCGGGCCGAGACGCTGACCGGACCCGATCCGTCGATCTCCCTGCTCCTCCAACTGGCGCCGCCGCGCGGCTACTCGCCCGACTTCCTCACCCCGGCCGCGGGCGCCGACCTGGAGTCGGCCCTGGAGGCCGTGATGAGCGTCGACCGCGCGCGGCTGCGCGCCGAACTGGCCCTGCTGGCCGCCCAGCGCGGGCAGACGCCGTGGCTGCGGCGGATGGCCGAGGGCGACGCGGCGGCGATGCGCGAGCTGGGCACGGCCATGTTCCGGTACCACCAGCGGGTGCTCTCGCGCTCGTGGCACCGCATACGCGCCGTCGTCGAGGCCGAACGCACCATGCGCCTGCGGGACTTCCTCGACGGTGGCGTCGAACGGCTGCTCGGCACCATCCATCCGCTGGTCCGCTGGGACCCGCCGGTGCTGAAGGTGGACTACCCGGTGCGCCAGGACCTGGTCCTGGACGGGCGGGGGCTGCTGCTGATCCCCTCCTACTTCTGCTGGGGCAGGCCGGTCACGCTGCTCGACGACGGGCTGGACCCCGTGCTGGTCTACCCCGCGAACCGCGGCCTGCAGCTGCTCACGGAGGACTCCGCGGTGCCGGGGCCCGTGGCTCTGGCCCGCCTCCTGGGGCGTACCCGCGCCGCGGTCCTGGAGGAGGTCGCGGCGTCCGGCGGCACGACGGGAGGAGGGATCGCCCGGCGGCTGGGGGTGTCGGCCGCCTCCGCCAGCGAGCACGCCGCCGTGCTGCGCGAGGCCGGTCTCATCCTCAGCCGCCGGGTGGCCAACACCGTGTGGCACACCGCGACCCCGCTCGGCCGGGCCCTCGCCGAGGGAGGCCGGCCGGCGGAGGGACTCCACATCTCGGGCGGCGTCCTCCCGCAGCCCCAGCCGGCCGCGCGGCCGACCGCCCCGCGCGTGGACGCGAGCGCGGTGTGA
- a CDS encoding LysR family transcriptional regulator, with translation MPAPQPVADLNLLRTFLAVYRSGSFTAAAGLLGVSQPTVTTQIRALERQSGRELFQRLPRGVAPTAVAHDLAARVAAPLDALAAATGLEPGAAERTAPVHLAGPAELMCLRVLPALAPLTAEGLRLRLTPGLTDPLLEELRAGHHDLVIATYRPRGRTLTAVPLMDEEFVLVAAPRWAGRAADRDAAGGPDALRDVPLVSYAEDVPIVRRYWRHVFGTRLSRPAALTVPDLRGVLAAVVAGAGFTVLPRYLCQEELASGALVPLLEPEDPPINTAYLVQRPGRPDNPDVVRVRDLLLEAGRTW, from the coding sequence GTGCCCGCGCCCCAGCCGGTGGCGGACCTGAACCTGCTGCGCACCTTCCTGGCGGTGTACCGCTCGGGTTCGTTCACCGCCGCCGCGGGACTGCTCGGCGTGTCACAGCCCACCGTGACCACGCAGATCCGGGCGCTGGAGCGGCAGTCGGGGCGGGAGCTGTTCCAGCGGCTGCCGCGGGGCGTCGCCCCGACCGCCGTCGCGCACGATCTCGCCGCCCGGGTGGCCGCCCCGCTCGACGCGCTCGCCGCGGCCACCGGGCTGGAGCCGGGCGCCGCCGAGCGGACCGCGCCGGTGCACCTGGCGGGGCCCGCCGAGCTGATGTGCCTGCGGGTGCTGCCGGCCCTCGCCCCGCTGACCGCCGAGGGGCTGCGGCTGCGGCTGACCCCCGGTCTGACCGACCCGCTGCTGGAGGAGCTGCGCGCCGGACACCACGACCTGGTCATCGCCACCTACCGGCCGCGCGGGCGCACCCTGACCGCGGTGCCCCTGATGGACGAGGAGTTCGTCCTCGTCGCCGCGCCCCGGTGGGCCGGCCGGGCGGCGGACCGCGACGCCGCCGGCGGCCCCGACGCGCTGCGGGACGTCCCGCTCGTCTCGTACGCGGAGGACGTGCCCATCGTCCGCCGCTACTGGCGCCATGTCTTCGGCACCCGGCTGTCCCGGCCCGCCGCCCTCACCGTCCCGGATCTGCGCGGGGTGCTCGCCGCGGTCGTCGCGGGGGCCGGGTTCACCGTGCTGCCGCGCTACCTCTGCCAGGAGGAGCTGGCCTCGGGGGCGCTGGTGCCGTTGCTCGAACCGGAGGATCCGCCCATCAACACCGCCTACCTGGTGCAGCGCCCCGGCCGCCCCGACAACCCGGACGTGGTCCGGGTCCGCGATCTCCTCCTGGAGGCGGGCCGCACCTGGTGA
- a CDS encoding PadR family transcriptional regulator, with product MALRNAVMAALLEGEASGYDLAKSFDASVANFWTATPQQLYRELDRMEREGLVSTRVVRQERRPDKRMFSLTEAGYAALRSYVADPIGKPTAIRDGLLVKVQCADLGDLDAVRADVAERVAWARAKLARYERLRERLLQGRDEEEYLARAERVGPYLTLLRGVSFEEENIRWGERALRVLEARAGSRGGAIGND from the coding sequence ATGGCACTGCGCAATGCCGTGATGGCGGCCCTTCTGGAGGGAGAGGCCTCCGGATACGACCTGGCCAAGAGCTTCGACGCCTCGGTGGCCAACTTCTGGACCGCCACACCCCAGCAGCTCTACCGGGAACTGGACCGCATGGAACGGGAGGGCCTGGTCAGCACGCGCGTGGTGCGCCAGGAGCGGCGCCCGGACAAGCGGATGTTCTCCCTCACCGAGGCCGGATACGCGGCCCTGCGCTCCTACGTCGCCGACCCGATCGGCAAGCCCACCGCGATCCGGGACGGCCTGCTGGTCAAGGTGCAGTGCGCCGACCTCGGCGACCTCGACGCCGTACGCGCGGACGTCGCGGAGCGCGTCGCCTGGGCGCGGGCCAAGCTCGCCCGCTACGAGCGGCTGCGGGAACGGCTGCTGCAGGGGCGGGACGAGGAGGAGTACCTGGCCCGCGCCGAGCGTGTCGGGCCGTATCTGACGCTGCTGCGCGGGGTGTCCTTCGAGGAGGAGAACATCCGCTGGGGCGAGCGGGCGCTGCGGGTGCTGGAGGCGCGCGCCGGGTCCCGTGGCGGTGCGATAGGGAACGACTAG
- a CDS encoding nuclear transport factor 2 family protein: MHPFRKAVEDRDTRALEALLADDVVFTSPVAFKPYEGKAITAAILRAVMRVFEDFAYVREIVDVAGRDHAFVFTATVNGKRIHGCDFLHFDDEGRIDDFTVMVRPLSAARALSEAMGAQFDRIAAEAAGAA, encoded by the coding sequence ATGCACCCGTTCCGCAAGGCCGTCGAGGACCGCGACACCCGGGCGCTGGAGGCGCTGCTGGCCGACGACGTGGTCTTCACCAGCCCCGTCGCCTTCAAGCCGTACGAGGGCAAGGCCATCACCGCGGCGATCCTGCGCGCAGTGATGCGCGTCTTCGAGGACTTCGCCTACGTGCGCGAGATCGTCGACGTCGCCGGCCGCGACCACGCCTTCGTGTTCACCGCCACCGTGAACGGCAAGCGGATCCACGGCTGCGACTTCCTGCACTTCGACGACGAGGGGCGCATCGACGACTTCACCGTCATGGTCCGCCCCCTCTCCGCCGCGCGGGCCCTGTCCGAGGCGATGGGCGCGCAGTTCGACCGCATCGCGGCGGAGGCGGCGGGCGCGGCCTGA
- a CDS encoding type 1 glutamine amidotransferase domain-containing protein — MSKILFVMTGADHWTLADGTLHPTGFWAEEAVAPYEAFKAAGHEIVVATPGGVVPTVDKASLAAEVNGGQEGADRIAAALAAMTELERPVRLEDVVLDEYAAVFYPGGHGPMEDLAVDETSGRLLVEALDSGKPLGVVCHGPAALLAATREDGSNAFAGYRVAAFTDAEEVQGGLAGKAKWLLQTRLTEAGLDVRAGEPWAPNVIVDRNLVTGQNPASSAPLAAELLKQLG, encoded by the coding sequence ATGTCGAAGATCCTTTTCGTGATGACCGGCGCCGACCACTGGACGCTCGCCGACGGCACCCTGCACCCCACCGGCTTCTGGGCCGAGGAGGCCGTCGCGCCGTACGAGGCGTTCAAGGCCGCCGGGCACGAGATCGTCGTCGCGACGCCGGGCGGGGTCGTGCCGACGGTCGACAAGGCCAGCCTGGCCGCCGAGGTCAACGGCGGCCAGGAGGGCGCCGACCGGATCGCGGCGGCGCTGGCCGCGATGACCGAGCTGGAACGGCCCGTCCGGCTGGAGGACGTCGTCCTCGACGAGTACGCGGCCGTCTTCTACCCCGGCGGTCACGGCCCGATGGAGGACCTGGCCGTCGACGAGACCTCCGGCCGGCTGCTGGTCGAGGCGCTCGACTCCGGCAAGCCGCTCGGCGTCGTCTGCCACGGCCCGGCCGCGCTGCTCGCCGCCACCCGCGAGGACGGCTCCAACGCATTCGCCGGCTACCGCGTGGCCGCCTTCACGGACGCCGAGGAGGTGCAGGGCGGCCTCGCCGGCAAGGCGAAGTGGCTCCTGCAGACCCGTCTCACCGAGGCCGGTCTCGACGTCCGCGCCGGTGAGCCGTGGGCCCCGAACGTGATCGTGGACCGCAACCTCGTCACCGGCCAGAACCCGGCGTCCTCCGCGCCGCTGGCCGCGGAACTGCTGAAGCAGCTGGGCTGA
- a CDS encoding DUF4142 domain-containing protein: protein MRMSRNTAGSIFVFGALGLTLAALAYPAMLGVENTSTTADRIIANTRYGPLTEADRDFVVKVRAAGLWEYPLGELAMERGTTPEMKEAGAHLIVGHARLDETCRRIAPELGITLPNQASPQQQQFVATAAAENGRQFDSTAVTIMRVTHGQIFPVVAKVRANTRNSLVRQLADQANDTVLDHITVLEKTGLVNHEQVNFQQTSPPKLPQEQLTPPPPQPGAPVLALEPRPDLNINTAAPSPSPTPAPTSR from the coding sequence ATGCGGATGTCCCGCAACACGGCAGGAAGCATCTTCGTGTTCGGCGCGCTGGGTCTGACCCTGGCGGCGCTCGCGTATCCCGCCATGCTCGGAGTGGAGAACACGTCCACGACGGCGGACCGCATCATCGCCAACACCCGCTACGGTCCGTTGACCGAGGCCGACCGTGACTTCGTGGTGAAGGTGCGGGCGGCGGGGCTGTGGGAGTACCCGCTGGGCGAGCTGGCGATGGAGCGGGGCACCACGCCGGAGATGAAGGAGGCCGGCGCGCACCTGATCGTCGGTCACGCCCGGCTGGACGAGACCTGCCGCCGGATCGCGCCGGAGCTGGGCATCACCCTGCCCAACCAGGCCAGTCCCCAGCAGCAGCAGTTCGTGGCGACGGCGGCGGCGGAGAACGGGCGGCAGTTCGACTCGACGGCGGTCACCATCATGCGGGTGACGCACGGGCAGATCTTCCCGGTCGTCGCCAAGGTCCGCGCGAACACCCGCAACAGCCTGGTGCGGCAACTCGCCGACCAGGCCAACGACACGGTCCTGGACCACATCACCGTGCTGGAGAAGACCGGGCTGGTCAATCACGAGCAGGTGAACTTCCAGCAGACCTCCCCGCCGAAGCTCCCCCAGGAGCAGCTGACCCCGCCCCCGCCGCAGCCGGGCGCGCCGGTGCTCGCGCTGGAGCCGCGGCCGGACCTGAACATCAACACGGCGGCGCCGTCACCCTCGCCGACCCCCGCGCCGACCTCGCGCTGA